In the genome of Pseudomonas protegens, one region contains:
- the modA gene encoding molybdate ABC transporter substrate-binding protein — protein sequence MNLRASGFAPTGLAALLAVFALGSAQAAEVQVAVAANFTAPIQAIAADFEKDTGHKLVAAYGATGQFYTQIKNGAPFEVFLSADDSAPQKLESEGDTVKGSRFTYAIGILALWSAKQGYVDSKGQVLKDNQYQHLSIANPKAAPYGLAATQVLAKLGLSDQVKDKIVEGQNITQAYQFVSTGNAELGFVALSQIYKDGKVSSGSAWIVPAQMHDPIKQDAVILNKGKDNPAAQALVDYLKGPKAAAIIKSYGYQL from the coding sequence ATGAACCTTCGCGCCTCAGGTTTTGCCCCGACCGGCCTTGCCGCCCTGCTTGCCGTCTTCGCTTTGGGTTCGGCCCAGGCCGCTGAAGTCCAGGTGGCGGTGGCCGCCAACTTCACCGCGCCGATCCAGGCGATTGCCGCCGACTTCGAAAAAGACACCGGCCACAAACTGGTGGCGGCCTACGGGGCCACCGGGCAGTTCTATACCCAGATCAAGAATGGCGCGCCCTTTGAAGTCTTTCTCTCGGCCGACGACAGCGCCCCGCAGAAGCTCGAAAGCGAAGGCGATACGGTCAAGGGCTCGCGCTTCACCTATGCCATCGGCATCCTGGCCCTGTGGTCGGCCAAGCAGGGATATGTCGACAGCAAGGGCCAGGTACTCAAGGACAACCAGTACCAGCACCTGTCCATCGCCAATCCCAAGGCCGCGCCATACGGCCTGGCCGCGACCCAGGTCCTGGCCAAGCTGGGCCTGAGCGATCAGGTCAAGGACAAGATCGTCGAAGGCCAGAACATCACCCAGGCCTACCAGTTCGTCTCCACCGGCAACGCCGAACTGGGCTTTGTCGCCTTGTCACAGATCTACAAGGACGGCAAAGTCAGCAGCGGTTCGGCCTGGATAGTGCCCGCCCAGATGCATGACCCGATCAAGCAGGATGCAGTGATCCTCAACAAGGGCAAGGACAACCCGGCCGCCCAGGCGCTGGTCGACTACCTCAAGGGCCCGAAAGCCGCCGCCATCATCAAGTCCTACGGTTATCAACTGTAA
- a CDS encoding NAD(P)H-dependent flavin oxidoreductase — MSHWTDRRLLDLLGIELPIIQAPMAGATGAAMVIGASRAGALGSLPCAMLSPEQIRLEVQTIRAATRHPLNLNFFCHSMPAVDPEQEARWKEALKPYYQELGADFDAPTPVSNRAPFDDASCQLVEELRPEVVSFHFGLPEPALLARVKATGAKVLSSASTVDEALWLQAHGCDAIIAMGYEAGGHRAIFLSDDLDTQVGTMALVPQIVDAVKVPVIAAGGIGDARGIVAALALGASAVQLGTAYLFTPEAKISAAHHRALRTAKESQTALTNLFTGRPARGIVNRVMREIGPISPLAPAFPRAGGALLPLKAKDEADFANLWSGQALRLGIELPAYELTLRLAEQTLAQLNRR; from the coding sequence ATGAGCCACTGGACTGATCGCCGCCTCCTCGACCTGCTGGGCATCGAACTGCCCATCATCCAAGCCCCCATGGCCGGGGCCACCGGCGCCGCCATGGTGATCGGCGCCAGCCGCGCCGGCGCCCTGGGCTCGCTGCCCTGCGCCATGCTCAGCCCCGAACAGATTCGCCTGGAGGTGCAGACCATCCGGGCCGCCACCCGCCACCCGCTGAACCTGAACTTCTTCTGCCACTCGATGCCCGCCGTCGACCCCGAGCAGGAGGCCCGCTGGAAAGAGGCCCTGAAACCCTACTACCAGGAGCTGGGAGCGGATTTCGACGCCCCGACGCCCGTCAGCAACCGTGCGCCCTTCGATGACGCCAGTTGCCAGCTGGTGGAGGAACTGCGACCCGAAGTGGTGAGTTTTCACTTCGGCCTGCCGGAGCCGGCGCTACTGGCTCGGGTCAAGGCCACAGGCGCCAAGGTGCTGTCTTCGGCCAGCACCGTGGATGAGGCGCTATGGCTGCAAGCCCACGGTTGCGACGCGATCATCGCCATGGGCTACGAAGCCGGCGGCCATCGGGCGATCTTCCTCAGCGATGACCTCGACACCCAGGTCGGCACCATGGCCCTGGTGCCGCAGATCGTCGATGCCGTGAAGGTGCCGGTCATCGCTGCCGGCGGTATCGGCGACGCCCGGGGCATCGTCGCTGCCCTGGCCCTGGGCGCCTCGGCGGTACAGCTGGGCACCGCCTACCTGTTCACCCCGGAAGCCAAGATCAGCGCGGCCCACCACCGGGCCCTGCGCACCGCCAAGGAAAGCCAGACCGCCCTGACCAACCTGTTCACCGGCCGCCCGGCCCGGGGCATCGTCAACCGGGTGATGCGCGAAATCGGCCCCATCAGCCCGCTGGCTCCGGCCTTTCCCCGCGCCGGTGGCGCCTTGCTGCCGCTCAAGGCCAAGGACGAGGCGGACTTTGCCAACCTGTGGTCCGGCCAGGCCCTGCGCCTGGGCATCGAGCTGCCGGCCTACGAGCTGACCCTGCGCCTGGCCGAACAGACACTGGCCCAGTTGAACAGACGCTGA
- a CDS encoding GyrI-like domain-containing protein: MDVKLREVLPFSVAGLQVRTCNAAEQQADSARIGPMWQRFYVEDLFNQITSRQADSFVYGVYSNYESDASGAFDVMAGVAVSGASADYPSVQIQGGDYLVFSARGAMPDCVIQTWGLIWAYFQDNPQVRRAFATDFEVYTSPDSVAIYIGIQDSGSASRSSN, encoded by the coding sequence ATGGATGTAAAACTGCGCGAAGTCCTGCCCTTTAGCGTTGCCGGCCTGCAAGTACGGACCTGCAACGCGGCGGAGCAACAGGCGGACAGCGCCCGGATCGGGCCGATGTGGCAACGTTTTTATGTCGAAGACCTGTTCAACCAGATCACCTCGCGGCAAGCCGACTCGTTTGTCTATGGCGTGTATTCCAACTACGAGTCCGATGCCTCCGGGGCCTTCGACGTGATGGCCGGGGTGGCGGTCAGTGGCGCCAGCGCCGATTACCCCAGTGTGCAGATCCAGGGCGGTGACTACCTGGTGTTCAGCGCCCGGGGCGCGATGCCCGATTGCGTGATCCAGACCTGGGGCCTGATCTGGGCCTACTTTCAGGACAATCCCCAGGTCCGTCGTGCCTTCGCCACGGATTTCGAGGTCTATACCAGCCCTGACTCGGTGGCCATCTACATCGGCATTCAAGACTCGGGCAGCGCTTCGCGTTCCAGCAACTGA
- the ada gene encoding bifunctional DNA-binding transcriptional regulator/O6-methylguanine-DNA methyltransferase Ada → MNAPSRKQRIEQDPRWQAVLKRDASADASFVYAVRTTGVYCRPSSLSRLPKAENVEFFDSAEQAEAAGYRPSKRQASDQTQIAAQHAAMVAEACRQIERAESVPSLEQLAQHAGMSSYHFHRVFKAATGLTPRGYANAQRSRRVRHHLENGHSVTDALYDAGFNSNSRFYEAADQLLGMKPSDYRAGGPNTDIRFAVGQCSLGAILVARSERGVCAILLGDDPNQLVEQLQDKFPRANLLGADADFERLVAQVVGFVEAPAIGLDLPLDLRGTAFQERVWQALKSIPAGSTASYAEIAQRIGAPKSMRAVAQACAANSLAVAIPCHRVVRSDGSLSGYRWGVERKRQLLEREALPES, encoded by the coding sequence ATGAATGCCCCATCGCGCAAACAGCGCATCGAACAGGACCCACGCTGGCAGGCCGTGCTCAAGCGCGACGCCAGCGCCGATGCCAGCTTCGTCTACGCCGTGCGCACCACCGGCGTGTACTGCCGCCCCAGCAGCCTGTCGCGACTGCCGAAGGCAGAAAACGTCGAGTTCTTCGACAGCGCCGAACAGGCCGAAGCCGCAGGCTATCGGCCGAGCAAACGCCAGGCCAGCGACCAGACCCAGATCGCGGCGCAGCATGCGGCGATGGTGGCCGAGGCTTGTCGGCAGATCGAGCGCGCCGAATCGGTCCCCAGCCTGGAGCAACTGGCACAGCACGCGGGCATGAGCAGCTACCACTTCCACCGGGTGTTCAAGGCCGCCACCGGACTCACGCCCCGGGGCTACGCCAACGCCCAGCGCTCGCGCAGAGTCCGCCATCACCTGGAGAACGGTCACTCGGTGACCGACGCCTTGTACGACGCCGGCTTCAATTCCAACAGCCGCTTCTATGAGGCGGCCGACCAATTGCTGGGCATGAAACCCAGCGATTACCGTGCCGGCGGCCCCAACACCGATATCCGCTTTGCCGTGGGCCAGTGCTCCCTGGGTGCGATCCTGGTGGCCCGGAGCGAGCGCGGGGTCTGCGCCATCCTCCTGGGGGACGACCCCAACCAGCTGGTGGAGCAACTGCAGGACAAGTTTCCCCGGGCCAACCTGTTGGGCGCCGACGCGGATTTCGAACGTCTGGTGGCCCAGGTGGTGGGCTTTGTCGAAGCGCCGGCCATCGGCCTGGATCTGCCCCTGGACCTGCGCGGTACCGCGTTCCAGGAACGGGTGTGGCAGGCCCTCAAGAGCATTCCCGCCGGCAGCACCGCCAGCTACGCCGAGATCGCCCAGCGCATCGGCGCGCCCAAGTCCATGCGTGCGGTGGCTCAGGCCTGCGCGGCCAACAGCCTGGCAGTGGCGATCCCCTGCCACCGGGTGGTGCGCAGCGACGGCAGCCTTTCCGGCTACCGCTGGGGAGTGGAGCGCAAGCGTCAGTTGCTGGAACGCGAAGCGCTGCCCGAGTCTTGA
- the alkB gene encoding DNA oxidative demethylase AlkB: MPCNPDAPANLGLFAESDLQQPPRTEVLGPQALVLRGFALPWIERLLPRLDEVLAAAPFRQMLTPGGHTMSVGLSSCGALGWTTDRHGYRYSAIDPQSLRPWPAMPEVFRQLAEHAAQAAGFNDFNPDSCLINCYRPGAKMSLHQDKNERDFSAPIVSLSLGLPAIFLFGGQQRSDRSLRVPLLHADVVVWGGVDRLRYHGVLPLKDGTHPELGRQRINLTFRHAG, translated from the coding sequence ATGCCTTGTAACCCAGACGCCCCGGCCAATCTCGGGCTCTTTGCCGAAAGCGACCTGCAGCAGCCGCCACGCACCGAGGTACTGGGCCCCCAGGCCCTGGTCCTGCGCGGCTTTGCCCTGCCCTGGATCGAGCGCCTGCTGCCCAGGCTCGACGAAGTGCTGGCGGCGGCACCCTTTCGCCAGATGCTGACGCCGGGCGGCCATACCATGTCCGTCGGCTTGAGCAGTTGCGGCGCGCTGGGCTGGACCACCGACCGCCACGGCTACCGCTACAGCGCCATCGACCCGCAGAGCCTGCGGCCCTGGCCGGCGATGCCGGAGGTGTTCCGGCAACTGGCCGAGCACGCGGCGCAAGCCGCCGGCTTCAACGACTTCAATCCCGACTCCTGCCTGATCAACTGCTACCGCCCCGGGGCCAAAATGTCCCTGCACCAGGACAAGAACGAACGCGACTTCAGCGCCCCCATCGTTTCCCTGTCCCTGGGGCTGCCGGCGATCTTCCTGTTTGGCGGCCAGCAGCGCAGCGACCGGAGCCTGCGGGTGCCACTGCTGCACGCTGACGTGGTGGTCTGGGGCGGCGTGGACCGCCTGCGCTATCACGGGGTGCTGCCGCTCAAGGACGGTACTCACCCAGAGCTTGGCCGACAGCGGATCAACCTGACCTTTCGCCATGCCGGGTGA
- a CDS encoding 2OG-Fe(II) oxygenase — translation MPASSLHLRLQQLDWARIAQALDQDGCARLEGLLTPQQCQALRALYPQPELFRAKVLMARHGFGRGQYQYFGYPLPEPVAQLRQQLYPHLVEQANRWNQSMNIDVRYPAEHSAFIQRCHAAGQSRPTPLLLQYGPEDYNCLHQDLYGEQVFPLQAVFMLSRPGTDFTGGELVLTEQRPRMQSRPQVIGLKQGDGLLFAVHHRPVKGARGHYRVTLRHGVSRVHSGQRHTLGVIFHDAL, via the coding sequence ATGCCCGCTTCCTCGCTGCACCTGCGTCTGCAACAACTGGACTGGGCCCGCATCGCGCAGGCCCTGGACCAGGACGGCTGCGCCCGCCTCGAAGGCCTGCTGACGCCCCAGCAGTGCCAGGCCCTCCGCGCGCTGTATCCGCAGCCCGAACTGTTCCGCGCGAAAGTGCTGATGGCCCGCCATGGTTTTGGTCGCGGTCAGTACCAGTACTTTGGCTATCCGCTGCCCGAGCCGGTGGCTCAACTGCGCCAGCAGCTCTATCCCCATCTGGTGGAGCAGGCCAACCGCTGGAACCAGAGCATGAACATCGACGTGCGTTACCCGGCGGAACATTCGGCATTCATCCAGCGCTGTCACGCCGCCGGCCAGTCGCGCCCTACGCCGCTGTTGCTGCAATACGGCCCCGAGGACTACAACTGCCTGCATCAGGATCTGTATGGCGAGCAGGTGTTTCCCCTGCAGGCGGTGTTCATGCTGTCCCGGCCGGGAACCGACTTCACCGGCGGCGAACTGGTGCTCACCGAGCAGCGCCCGCGCATGCAATCGCGGCCACAGGTCATTGGTCTGAAGCAAGGTGATGGGCTGCTTTTCGCCGTGCATCATCGGCCGGTAAAAGGCGCGCGCGGGCATTATCGGGTGACTCTGCGCCACGGGGTCAGCCGCGTGCACAGCGGCCAGCGCCACACCCTTGGAGTGATCTTTCACGATGCCTTGTAA
- a CDS encoding DUF1883 domain-containing protein → MKFIHQREHLNEDDIVVIECSQVCNIRLMSDANFRSFKNGGRHTYHGGAFDKFPAKITAPSTGFWNITIDTVNRRPISVTRKPNLSHSIRIIRRSSSKLR, encoded by the coding sequence ATGAAATTCATCCACCAGCGCGAGCACCTGAACGAAGACGATATCGTCGTCATCGAATGCTCCCAGGTCTGCAACATTCGCCTGATGAGCGACGCCAACTTCCGCAGCTTCAAGAATGGCGGCCGCCACACCTATCACGGCGGCGCTTTCGACAAGTTTCCGGCGAAGATCACCGCACCCAGCACCGGCTTCTGGAACATCACCATCGACACCGTCAACCGGCGCCCGATCAGCGTGACCCGCAAGCCGAACCTGAGCCACTCGATCCGCATCATTCGCCGTTCCAGCTCGAAACTGCGTTAA
- a CDS encoding c-type cytochrome, producing the protein MIPLDRMLLSGLMLLFVQSASAVDGQKVFTQGGAQPGATACLACHGADAMGLAPAGFPRLAGLPAGYLAKQLHDFRSGARSNPVMQPLAKALSEEEITAVTATLAAMPGPQTPQTLRSQSTRGVGERLALRGAWERQVPECVSCHGPGGVGVGVAFPPLAGQPASYLVAQLNAWRDGTRHNDPNDLMGHVAKSLSADEVTAVADYFAQLQPQEARP; encoded by the coding sequence ATGATCCCACTGGATCGAATGTTATTGAGCGGCCTGATGCTGCTGTTTGTGCAATCTGCCTCTGCCGTCGACGGCCAGAAGGTGTTCACCCAGGGTGGCGCCCAGCCAGGGGCAACGGCCTGCCTGGCCTGTCACGGCGCTGATGCAATGGGGCTGGCGCCTGCCGGCTTTCCGCGTTTGGCGGGGTTGCCGGCGGGCTACCTGGCCAAGCAGTTGCACGACTTTCGCAGCGGCGCCCGCAGCAACCCGGTGATGCAGCCCCTGGCCAAGGCCTTGAGCGAAGAGGAAATCACCGCGGTCACCGCGACCCTGGCGGCCATGCCCGGGCCACAGACCCCGCAGACCCTGCGCAGCCAGAGCACCCGCGGCGTTGGCGAACGCCTGGCCCTGCGCGGTGCCTGGGAGCGTCAGGTGCCCGAGTGCGTCAGTTGTCACGGGCCGGGTGGCGTCGGTGTGGGCGTGGCCTTTCCACCGCTTGCCGGACAGCCCGCCAGTTACCTGGTGGCTCAGTTGAACGCCTGGCGCGACGGCACTCGTCACAACGATCCCAATGACCTGATGGGGCATGTCGCCAAATCCCTGAGTGCCGACGAGGTCACGGCCGTGGCGGACTACTTTGCCCAACTGCAACCCCAGGAGGCGCGGCCATGA
- a CDS encoding c-type cytochrome translates to MEDQSQIPAPSASAQAQYFKPPAESELPDNAYGKLVREGHALFVDTKRRAPQYVGNGLNCSNCHLDQGRLANSAPLWGAYPMYPAYRKKNDKVNTFAERLQGCFQFSMNGGQPPAADSPEITALSVYAYWLASKAPLGVELPGRGYPDVAQPAKGYDLKQGAAVYQAQCAVCHGEQGQGQKVGADYVMPPLWGKDSYNWGAGMHRINTAASFIKHNMPLGKGGSLSDQQAWDVAAFVNSHERPQDPRLVEGSIEKTRVKFHANDGVNLYGQTVEGVLIGQGIR, encoded by the coding sequence ATGGAAGACCAGTCGCAGATACCGGCGCCAAGCGCTTCGGCCCAGGCCCAGTACTTCAAGCCGCCCGCCGAAAGCGAGTTGCCGGACAACGCCTACGGCAAGCTGGTGCGCGAGGGCCATGCGCTGTTCGTCGACACCAAGCGCCGCGCGCCGCAATACGTGGGCAATGGGCTCAATTGCAGCAACTGCCACCTCGATCAGGGGCGTCTGGCCAACTCTGCGCCGCTGTGGGGCGCCTATCCGATGTACCCCGCCTACCGCAAGAAGAACGACAAGGTGAACACCTTCGCCGAACGCTTGCAGGGCTGCTTTCAGTTCAGCATGAACGGTGGTCAGCCGCCGGCGGCCGACAGCCCGGAGATCACCGCGCTGTCGGTGTATGCCTACTGGTTGGCGAGCAAGGCGCCGCTGGGCGTCGAACTGCCGGGCCGGGGGTATCCCGATGTGGCCCAGCCAGCCAAGGGTTATGACTTGAAGCAGGGCGCGGCGGTGTACCAGGCGCAATGTGCGGTCTGCCATGGTGAACAAGGGCAGGGGCAGAAGGTCGGGGCCGATTACGTGATGCCGCCGCTGTGGGGCAAGGATTCCTACAACTGGGGGGCGGGGATGCACCGGATCAATACCGCGGCGTCCTTTATCAAGCACAACATGCCCTTGGGCAAGGGCGGCAGCTTGAGCGATCAGCAGGCGTGGGACGTGGCGGCCTTCGTCAACAGCCATGAACGGCCGCAGGATCCGCGTCTGGTGGAGGGCTCGATCGAGAAGACCCGGGTCAAGTTTCACGCCAATGACGGGGTAAATTTGTACGGTCAGACCGTAGAAGGCGTGCTGATCGGCCAGGGCATCCGATAA